The DNA sequence TTCACACCACGGGCCAAGTCGGTGATCTGGATCTTTCTCTCCGGTGGTTACAGCCAGATGGAGACCTTCGACCCGAAACCGGAGTTGAATAAATACGGCGGCAAGACCTACGCCGACACCGTCTATCCTGACCCGTTTCAGGATCCGCGCTATCAGGAGCGGGCTCGCTCTGTGGTGAAAGTCAAACGGGAACATGACAAAATCATGCCCATGCAGGTCGGCTTTCGCAAACAGGGGGAGTCCGGAATTGAGATCACCGACTGGTGGCCTCACCTGGCAACCTGTGTCGATGACATCTCGTTTGTCCGTTCAATGTATACCACCGATAATGACCACGCCGCCGAGTTCCAGATTCATCACGGGCGTCACAAGCTGGATCAGAAACAACCGGTCGTCGGGTCCTGGCTGAGTTATGGTCTGGGCAGCCTGAATCAGAATCTGCCGGAATATGTTTTCCTGGGTTCGTACACCGATACCCGCGTCAAAGAAAACTTCAGCCCCGACTACCTGGGTCCCAAATACATGGGCGTGGAATTTTCGCTCGACCCGAACAATCCGCTCCCCTTTGGATCGCGTCCCCAGACGGTGCTCGAAAAAGAACAGGCCAATCAGTACGCGTTGATCAATGAACTCAATCGCATTTCATCAGTCGAGTACCCGCATGACGAGAAACTCCGGGCCCGGATCAATTCCTACGAACTCGCGTTTCGCATGCAGCGCTCCGTTCCCGAGGCGCTCAATCTCGACACAGAGACAAAAGAAACACAGCGTCTGTACGGCATCGATGAGAACGAAACCTCGATCTACGGCAAACGCCTGCTGGCCGCGCGTCGGCTGGCGGAACGGGGCGTCCGGTTCACCCAGGTCTATTTGAGCGGCTATGGCGAATGGGACTCGCATCAGAAACTCAAAGAGAATCACACCCGGTCCTGCAAACGCGTCGATAAACCGGTCGCAGGGCTACTCAAAGACCTCAAACGCCGCGGAATGCTGGATGATACCGTTGTCGTCTTCTGCACAGAGTTCGGCCGGACCCCTGCGGTGGAAACCCGGGGAAGTACAAAAATGCCCAGCGGCCGCGATCATCATCCTCATGGTTTCACCATCTGGTTTGCCGGTGCGGGCGTCAAGCGGGGCTATGTGCATGGAGCAACCGATGAACTCGGCTTCCACGCCGTCGAATCGCCGCACTATGTCACCGACATTCATGCCACCCTGTATCACCTGCTCGGTCTCGACCCCACGCGGCTCGACATCCCCGGCCGAAAACGTCTGGAAATCGATCGCGGGAAGCCAATCCTGGATATCCTCAGTTGATCAGTAACCACCGGGTCCAGATGGATGATTGCCCCCTGACAAACAGGGTTCCAGTAAAGTTTCTGCAGATCTCACCGGAGAAATGCTAAAACGAAAGCAGTTCGGTCTCGTCTTCGAGCGAACCAAAGAACTGATCGGTCTCTGCATGCGACTCAGCTAATTTTCGCACACCCGGATCCAATGTCTCTGCCATCAGCCCCTCGTCGGTATGCTCTGCCCCCAGCAGGTGGCCCAGTTCGTGACGAATCACCGTCCAGAGATCAATCAGACCTGCAGCTTCACTGCCCGGTAATGCGATTAATGATAACTGACTGTCGTAGGTATACTCGCTGTGATCCAGGGGTGTCGTATCAACAAACCAGCCATAACCGGCGGCATTCACGTCGATATAAATCGTATCACCAACCAACCGTCCCAGCGTACTCCCCTCCAGATCGACCACATCCACTTTGACATCCGCCAGTTTCTGTTGTTCTGCATTTGAAACGGTCGGGCTGACTTCCAGAACAGCGGTCTGCAACATCGTATCCGCCTGCGACTGAGTCAATGCAGTAGCCTCTGGAGTGTTCTGGGGGGCGAGCGCAACCTCTAAATTCTGATTCCAGGCATCCGGATAATTAGTCGGGTAGATAATATTTGTCTGTGAAAGCTTTGTCTTGTTGTAATTCGAGGCCAGAAAGATCAGGTCCTTGAAATCCACCCGCTGATTCTGATTGATGTCACTGAACCAGGCGTAATCCGAACTGGATTCTGCGGGCACGCTGTTATACACACTCGCAAACAGCAGCAGATCTCGAAAACTGATTCGGTCATCATCATTCAGATCGTAGGGATTCGCCCAGATAGAGGCACCTGGGGAATCGATGATCGGCGTCTGACTGATGCGCCCACTTCCCAGTGTGATCTGTGGTGACTGTATCTGCAGTCCCAAATCATACGGTCCGATACTTTGCCCCTCCAGATCCAACAGCACCTGATCAGCGGCCAGTGAATCGAAGCGGATCCGGGCAAATAACAACTGCCCGTCGATACCCAGTTCGTTCGTATCTGCTGTTGCTGAGAGACTGATGACCTGACCGGTCAGATCATCAATCGTTCCGGTCTGGCTTTGAGAAAACGCAGTACCGTATTCAATGTCCGTCGCGGTGGTAAAATCGGTCTGATAATTCAGATCAAGCGTGACCGTCGCAATCCCCAGGCTGGCAACATCAATGGTATTCACCCAGAATTCCACCCAGTAGGTTTGCCACTCACTGATCCCATCCTGGTGATTGGGGAGTGTCTCGACTTCCCCCTGAACACCGACCGAGGTCGGCGATTCAACCACCCGCATCGAGAGCGTTTCAAATTCCTGTATGACAACATCAAAGGTCCGCGTGATCATGGCATTGTCACCCGTCGTCGCCAGATTCCCGTCCAGGCCCCCATCTTCGACGGTGACAGTGATCGTCGCCGTTCCAGTCTGGTCGGTGATCGGAGTGAAGACCAGGCTGCCGGTGGCATCGTCAGAGGTGTAATTCACCACGGGATCTGCAATCAGCCCCGGCAGACTGCTCTGCGCTGTCACACGTATTGGCTGTGTCTCGCCCCCTCCCGCAGAAATGCCGCTCAAGTTCACCGTTTGCTCGGATGCGTTTTTGAGTAATAACAGATCAGAGAGAGAATCCAGCTCCGGATCGTCATTCAGAGAGTTGACCGTCACATCGAACGTGAGGTAAATCGTGCGGTTATCGCCGGTCGTCTCTGTGGAATAATCGGTGCCTCCATCAGAAATGATGAGTGTGATCGTAGCGACTCCACTCTGATTCGCGATCGGCGTGAATACGAGGCCCGCGGTCGTATCAGCCGCGGCAAAGTTCACCTGGGGGTCCGGGATCAGCGAAGGTTGACTGCTCTGCGCGATCACAGTTAACGGCTGAGAGTTCCCTCCCGCGGTCGTGATCTGTGACAGATCGATGGTCTGTTCCAGCGCATCCTCATCAAGCACCAGATCGAGTAATTCGGGAAGCTGCACAAACAGTTCACCAAAATTGTCGATCATGATCGGTCCCTCAGTTGCGTGGGCAGTGATACTGTTGACTTCGGTATCCAGGTCTAGAGTCCCTGCACCGCCGATGCCGGTTGCGGCCTGTAATATCAGCGTATCGCTTTCAACCAGAGGGCCTTCACCGGTGAGATTATCGCGAATGGCCCCCGCTGTTGAAGTCAGTTGCACGTTTCCGGAGGTTTGCAGGTTCGCGACGAGCAGATTATTGACCGACTGCACGTCAATCAGGCCTGTTCCACTGCTCTCGATCCGCGTCCCCTCGACCAAAGTGATACTCCCGGCCGAATCAATGTCGATACCGGAGGCTCCTGTATTCGAAATAGTAGCAGAGTTCTGCAGCAGAAAATCTCCCCCGGTATTTTCCAGTTGCAGTAAACCTCCCGCGACAGTCACCGATTCGTAGACCGTCATGTTGTCAGTCGAAGTAATACGGGTCGTTCCGTTCGTCGTTACGCCGTCGATCCCACCAGAGAAACCAAGAAACAGCATACCGGTATTCTCCAGAGAGAGTCCTCCGCCGGCATTCGCCTGCAGGCCCACGATACTCGATTCCAGCGCATCCCCTGTGCCAATCCCGCCAGAGGCAATCAGCGTCACCAGGTATCCATTCAGGTTTTCCGCAGCACCGTTGGCATCGATAATCGAACCGCCACTTGCTGTCAGTTGAATTTGATTTGGTGTGGTGATCGCCCCCAGATATAGATTCGCCTCCGCAAACAGCTCAACACTATCAACACCTGCACTGAGACTGGCTCCGACAGCAAAAGTCAGATCGCCGGCGGAATCGACAATCACGCCTCCCGTTGTGGTAAAGGCGCCATTAAAACTGACGATTCCCGAGAGCGTCAGATCGCCGGCTCCCAGATCCAGATTGCCGACATTGACCGCATCATCACTGCCCGGAGTCACAAACAGGTCAGCACTGAAGCTGCTGTCCAGACCATTCAGATTGACGGTATCCACACCGGTACCGCCTGAAGCCTGGGTCTGAATCGCCAGCGCGTTTATGGGATTGAGGAACGTGACCGATTCCCCCAAAGTGGAATCGATTAATGAATAACTGTCGCCTGCCACACCGTCATCAGATAACGTAATCGTCTCATCCGCACCAGTAAAGCTGAAGTTTCGGTTTTGTGTTTCAATCATATCCAGAATCGGCTCCAGACCGGTATAGGTGATTGTCTGCGTGGCGCTGCCGTTATAGAGAATGCTGCCGGAACTCTCATCGACGAAGCGATGCTCAACCGTCGCTGCAAATCCGCCCAGAATTTCCAGCGCATCGCCGCTGGTCTCTCCCCCGGATCCGCCGTCAAACAGAATTCCCTCAGCTGGAACAAACAGACCGCCATCCGGGTTTTGAATACTCAGGAGGTCATCTCCTTCTCCTCCCGCAAAGACCAGTTGTGTCAAAGAGGTAAAACTGACAACAGAGCCGCCGTTGAATTGAAAAGTACCACTGTCAGGTCCCGTCGCCAGGATCGACAGCTCATCGTCGCCCTCGGTTCCCTCAACCCAGAGCACCCCTGCAAATTAACCTCTTCGATCTCGGAATAGTTAATCGTTTGCAGTCCGCCTGTAAACGAAATGGTCCCACTGTCGGTGCCACTGGGAGTCACTTCGGGAACGGCTCCCGGTGATGAGTAATAATAGAGCGAATCAACAGGGGAAGTTGGTGCAGCCGGACTCTCTCCGTTGACAGTAATCTCCGTCGCAGAACTGGCAGAGAGATGGAACGTATCTGCGAACACACTCCCAGTCAGTTGAGCGCCATTCACCGCTGAGAGCTGACCGAACAGTGCCAGTTCGCCCCCCTGAAAGTCCGTGGTAATGACACTTAAATTTAACGCGATCGACGAGTTCCCAGCCACGAGCTGTGCGCCGGACTCAATGAGAATATCATCTGCAGTATTAAATGTGATTGTCCCGCTATCTACTTCGATTTTTACACCAGACCTGACGGTCAGGTCCTCGGCCAGGCTGCCCGGATCGCCGTCCACGCTTGCCAGCAATATTCCTATCCCGGCAGAGAGCGATTCGTGGATATCGATCCCCCCCTCACTCTCGATATCGATAATGCTGGTGTGAGAACGAATCCCTTTCCAGGCGCTCTGAACAGCTGCGGAACCGAGAATCAGATCCCCCGTATTCCTGACTCTGACGACTCCTTTGGCCACCGCGACTAACTGATCGACGTCGGTTGTCATATTGAGGATCGATCCCTGTTCGGCAGTCAGTTCCAGCAGACCTGCGGTGATCGTATTCACCGTAGAATTCTGCAGGCTCAGATGACCATTGCCCGCGATCAAGTTCACATCGCCAGTGGTCGTCAGCTGGCCAGTTGACCATGAGGTTGAGGATTCAAGATGAATATTCCCTGAACCCGCATCGATACTGCTGTCAGAGGTGGTGAAACTCAAAATACTGGAAACGACTTCAACATCCCCATTCAGAATAATGGCGCCAGTGATTCGCGTCGAATCAGCCAGACTGAGCAGATTTCCCTGGTCCAGATCCAGACCAGCCCCGAGGTAAACCGTTTCTGCCCCGACCCCCTGCCCCAGGTTCAGATCGGCGTTGAAATTCTCTCCCAGAGAATCGATCGAAATCTCGGAAGTGACTCCGCTGTTCCAGTTGCCGCTGTTGACCGTGAGACTCAAGGAAGGATTCAGGAAGGTCCCCAGCTGACCGACATCTGACTCATAGGTCAGTTCGTCGACTCCCGCTTCACTCACGGTGCTGACACCGCTGAAACTTAGCGAGAGTCGATCTACACTCACGGTCGAATCCACCGGTTGTTCCAGTCCGGCGTATTGGATCGCGGGTCGGGTGG is a window from the Gimesia benthica genome containing:
- a CDS encoding DUF1501 domain-containing protein, with protein sequence MQSDLTTMQPPCGQIQRRTFLSDLGYGATGMALSMLLNREGSGQAASTSSGAVTQGPHFTPRAKSVIWIFLSGGYSQMETFDPKPELNKYGGKTYADTVYPDPFQDPRYQERARSVVKVKREHDKIMPMQVGFRKQGESGIEITDWWPHLATCVDDISFVRSMYTTDNDHAAEFQIHHGRHKLDQKQPVVGSWLSYGLGSLNQNLPEYVFLGSYTDTRVKENFSPDYLGPKYMGVEFSLDPNNPLPFGSRPQTVLEKEQANQYALINELNRISSVEYPHDEKLRARINSYELAFRMQRSVPEALNLDTETKETQRLYGIDENETSIYGKRLLAARRLAERGVRFTQVYLSGYGEWDSHQKLKENHTRSCKRVDKPVAGLLKDLKRRGMLDDTVVVFCTEFGRTPAVETRGSTKMPSGRDHHPHGFTIWFAGAGVKRGYVHGATDELGFHAVESPHYVTDIHATLYHLLGLDPTRLDIPGRKRLEIDRGKPILDILS